One Natranaerovirga hydrolytica genomic region harbors:
- the nifS gene encoding cysteine desulfurase NifS produces the protein MDQAIYFDYAATTPTKKEVVDEMLPYFTTNFGNPSSVYSIANKSREAVLTAREQIAKAIHAKDDEIFFTSGGTEADNWAIKGVAENYQSKGKHIITSKIEHHAVLHTCEYLEKQGYEVTYLEVDEDGLISVEALKNAIREDTILITIMYANNEIGTIQPIKEIGQIAKENGVLFHTDAVQAIGTEAIDVKEYNIDLLSMSAHKLYGPKGIGALYIKKGTKMKAYIHGGTQERRRRAGTENVPAIVGFGKAIKLAYNNREDNNKKLITLRDKLISEILDKVPYSRLNGHQTKRLANNVNISFEFIEGESLLIMLDMKGICASSGSACTSGSLDPSHVLMAIGLPHEKAHGSLRITLGDRNTEEDVDYLLEVLPDIVKRLRDMSPLYEDFIKKS, from the coding sequence ATGGATCAAGCAATATATTTTGATTATGCAGCAACAACCCCTACAAAAAAAGAAGTGGTAGATGAAATGTTACCCTATTTTACAACTAATTTTGGTAACCCATCTAGTGTATACAGTATAGCAAACAAAAGTAGAGAAGCAGTTTTAACAGCAAGAGAACAAATTGCCAAAGCTATTCATGCCAAAGACGACGAAATTTTCTTTACCAGTGGTGGTACTGAAGCAGATAACTGGGCTATAAAGGGCGTAGCAGAGAATTATCAATCAAAAGGCAAACACATTATTACGTCAAAAATTGAGCACCATGCCGTTCTTCATACCTGTGAGTATCTTGAAAAACAAGGTTATGAAGTGACTTATCTAGAGGTAGATGAAGATGGATTAATATCTGTAGAGGCATTGAAAAATGCTATTAGAGAAGATACTATATTAATTACCATTATGTATGCTAATAATGAAATAGGAACCATACAACCTATTAAAGAAATTGGTCAGATAGCAAAGGAAAATGGTGTATTGTTTCATACAGATGCTGTTCAAGCAATTGGTACTGAAGCAATAGATGTGAAAGAATACAACATTGATTTATTAAGTATGAGTGCTCATAAATTATATGGACCCAAAGGCATTGGGGCGTTATATATTAAAAAAGGTACAAAGATGAAAGCTTATATTCACGGTGGTACTCAAGAAAGAAGAAGAAGAGCAGGAACTGAGAATGTACCAGCCATTGTTGGATTTGGTAAAGCCATAAAATTAGCCTATAACAATAGAGAAGACAACAATAAAAAGTTAATAACACTGAGAGATAAATTAATAAGTGAAATACTGGACAAAGTACCTTATAGTCGATTGAATGGTCATCAGACAAAACGATTAGCCAATAATGTAAATATTAGCTTTGAATTTATAGAAGGTGAATCATTATTAATTATGCTAGATATGAAAGGCATATGTGCTTCAAGTGGTTCGGCCTGTACATCAGGTTCGTTAGACCCATCACATGTTCTTATGGCAATTGGATTGCCTCATGAAAAAGCACATGGCTCCTTGAGAATTACTTTAGGTGATCGTAATACGGAAGAAGATGTGGATTATTTATTAGAAGTCTTACCAGACATTGTAAAAAGGTTGAGAGATATGTCTCCTTTATATGAGGATTTTATAAAAAAATCCTAA
- a CDS encoding RrF2 family transcriptional regulator: MKLSTKGRYGLRAMVDLAVHSKNNNVPISSISERQSISENYLEQIIAKLKKSGLVKSTRGSQGGYSLAKPMAEITVGDILRSLEGDLTPVNCSLLKEELQCEEEDNCVTKFVWKKISDSINTVVDEITLKDLIEENLKINGENINNIMNPRC; the protein is encoded by the coding sequence ATGAAGCTATCTACAAAAGGAAGATATGGACTACGAGCAATGGTAGACTTGGCAGTTCATAGTAAAAATAATAATGTACCTATAAGTAGTATTTCAGAACGTCAATCCATATCTGAGAACTATTTAGAACAAATTATAGCTAAGCTAAAAAAATCCGGCTTAGTTAAAAGCACAAGAGGTTCTCAAGGTGGTTATTCCTTAGCAAAACCAATGGCAGAAATTACAGTGGGAGATATTCTTCGTTCTTTAGAAGGGGATTTAACCCCTGTGAATTGTTCTTTATTAAAGGAAGAACTGCAATGTGAGGAAGAAGATAATTGTGTGACTAAGTTTGTATGGAAAAAAATAAGTGATAGCATTAACACTGTTGTTGATGAGATTACTCTAAAAGATTTAATTGAAGAAAATCTAAAAATAAACGGTGAAAATATAAATAACATTATGAATCCAAGATGTTAA
- a CDS encoding GntR family transcriptional regulator → MDIIISNSSSDPIYVQITNQIKKHIISETLKEGDMLPSIRKLAKNLHISVITTKRAYEELEREGLINSVPGKGFFIATQNEGFLKEKKIKFIEDKLSEVIKECYIVGITLEELMEMTRLLYKD, encoded by the coding sequence ATGGATATTATCATATCTAATTCCAGTTCAGATCCTATATATGTACAAATTACCAATCAAATCAAAAAACATATTATCTCTGAAACATTAAAAGAAGGAGATATGCTACCTTCAATTAGAAAATTAGCTAAGAATTTACATATTAGCGTCATCACCACCAAAAGAGCCTATGAAGAATTGGAAAGAGAAGGTTTAATTAACTCTGTTCCAGGTAAAGGTTTTTTTATTGCCACACAAAATGAAGGCTTTTTAAAAGAGAAAAAAATTAAATTTATTGAAGATAAATTATCTGAAGTCATTAAAGAATGTTACATCGTTGGTATCACATTAGAAGAATTAATGGAAATGACTCGATTATTATATAAAGATTAA
- a CDS encoding ABC transporter ATP-binding protein: protein MNTILNVKNVTKQFKDFTLDDVSFSLDRGYVMGFIGANGAGKTTTIKLIMNLLKSDSGDIEVFGYNNKNNEKLIKDRIGFIYDECYYFDHLSIIDNAKILGPFYSQWNKELFLDYLKRFELKPKQKLKKLSKGMKTKFQIAFALSHNAELLVMDEPTAGLDPVFRREFLDLLYDIMEDEQKSIFFSSHITSDLDRIADYITFISDGKIVFSKSMESIKDSYIIVKGNNELLDSIQKDRLIGLKKSPFGFEALTSNELFNNPFGDSVVIEKPNLEELMFYYKLQKEV from the coding sequence ATGAATACGATTTTAAATGTAAAAAATGTTACAAAACAGTTTAAAGATTTTACTTTAGACGATGTTAGTTTTTCTTTAGATAGAGGTTATGTAATGGGATTTATAGGCGCTAACGGAGCTGGTAAAACCACTACCATAAAGCTGATTATGAACTTACTAAAATCTGATTCAGGGGATATAGAAGTTTTTGGATACAATAATAAGAACAATGAAAAGTTAATTAAAGATCGAATTGGTTTTATTTATGATGAATGTTATTATTTTGATCATCTTAGTATTATCGATAATGCAAAGATACTAGGACCTTTTTATTCTCAGTGGAATAAAGAGCTTTTTTTAGATTATCTGAAACGATTTGAGCTCAAACCAAAGCAAAAGCTCAAAAAATTATCTAAAGGGATGAAAACCAAATTTCAAATTGCTTTTGCACTTTCTCACAACGCTGAACTGTTAGTAATGGATGAACCGACTGCTGGCCTAGATCCAGTATTTAGAAGAGAATTTTTAGATCTTTTGTATGACATTATGGAAGATGAACAAAAAAGTATTTTCTTTTCTAGTCATATTACCAGCGATTTAGATAGGATTGCTGATTACATAACGTTTATTAGCGATGGTAAAATTGTTTTTTCAAAATCAATGGAGTCTATTAAGGATTCTTATATTATTGTCAAAGGCAATAACGAGCTTCTTGATTCCATTCAAAAAGACCGTTTAATTGGTTTAAAAAAATCGCCTTTTGGATTTGAAGCTTTAACGTCTAACGAACTTTTTAACAATCCATTTGGTGATAGTGTTGTCATTGAAAAGCCTAATTTAGAAGAATTAATGTTTTATTATAAACTACAGAAAGAGGTGTAA
- a CDS encoding ABC-2 transporter permease has protein sequence MLKIIRFHFKMNQIILNSLLITLILVTLNVIMPDYDTNFVLLWPVVYLSFYNIFSNSKEEKHKLLLSIPIQRKDIIKGTFITNLLSTLLVQTLVFSSVYLVDLLLYQTLNFYELFFGYISFLMVLLVVVPFTESISVNNKHNAIFIFILGFITFFPLIITLVLPIDRLGYLNFFMKYMAFIIIGTVLLGIISNYLFYKLALRRYYKCEY, from the coding sequence ATGTTAAAAATTATACGTTTTCATTTTAAAATGAACCAAATTATATTAAATTCTTTACTAATTACTCTTATATTGGTTACTCTTAATGTTATAATGCCTGATTATGATACAAATTTTGTACTGCTTTGGCCTGTGGTTTATTTGTCTTTTTATAATATTTTTTCTAATTCCAAGGAAGAAAAACACAAACTATTGTTAAGTATTCCTATTCAACGCAAAGATATTATTAAAGGGACCTTTATAACCAATTTGCTGAGTACATTATTGGTTCAAACCCTTGTATTCTCATCGGTTTACTTAGTCGATTTATTATTGTATCAAACACTTAATTTTTATGAATTGTTTTTTGGGTATATATCCTTTTTAATGGTTTTACTAGTTGTTGTTCCCTTTACTGAATCCATCTCCGTTAACAATAAACATAATGCGATATTTATTTTTATACTTGGTTTTATAACCTTCTTTCCTTTAATCATAACATTGGTGTTACCTATTGACCGATTAGGTTATTTAAACTTTTTTATGAAGTATATGGCATTTATTATTATAGGAACAGTTTTATTGGGAATTATTTCAAATTATCTTTTTTATAAATTAGCGCTTAGAAGGTATTACAAATGTGAATATTAA
- a CDS encoding threonine/serine exporter family protein — MNHKLLFKTALLAGEIMLRNGAETYRVEDTINRLLSMSNYKVVESFVTPTGIFATLDDPSIDMITVVKRVNNRTIRLDKVAVVNDVSRKFCSNALTLDDAYESLLEIASRPPYSPMVLTLAIALAAGFFSLVFGGSISDFFVAILNGLSVSLLQIYLRQKDVSRFFVDLIASTSIALITVCFTILIPIGNNMDIIIIGSIMPLVPGVAITNAVRDTIQGDLVSGVSRALEAIIVAIAIAVGVGTGLRIFSFFIGGGLL, encoded by the coding sequence ATGAACCATAAACTACTCTTTAAAACGGCTTTATTAGCTGGTGAAATCATGCTAAGAAATGGTGCAGAAACGTATCGTGTAGAAGACACCATTAATAGACTATTGTCTATGTCTAATTATAAAGTCGTTGAATCCTTTGTTACACCTACAGGCATCTTTGCTACTTTAGATGATCCCAGTATAGATATGATTACGGTTGTTAAGCGGGTGAATAATCGAACCATTCGATTAGACAAAGTTGCTGTTGTCAATGATGTTTCTAGAAAATTTTGTTCCAATGCATTAACCTTAGATGACGCATATGAATCTTTATTAGAAATAGCTTCTAGACCACCTTATAGCCCAATGGTATTAACTCTAGCAATAGCCTTAGCAGCGGGTTTTTTTTCTTTGGTATTCGGAGGCTCTATTAGTGATTTTTTTGTAGCGATTCTTAATGGGTTATCTGTATCTTTACTTCAAATCTATCTTAGACAAAAAGATGTGTCTCGATTTTTTGTAGATTTAATTGCAAGTACAAGTATTGCGCTAATAACCGTTTGCTTTACAATACTGATTCCTATAGGCAACAATATGGACATCATTATTATTGGATCTATCATGCCTTTGGTTCCAGGGGTTGCCATTACTAATGCTGTTAGAGATACCATTCAGGGGGATTTGGTCTCTGGGGTTTCTAGAGCGTTAGAAGCAATTATTGTAGCCATTGCTATTGCTGTTGGTGTTGGTACAGGGCTAAGGATTTTCTCATTTTTTATAGGTGGT